tgggaaagaattccacatgagaagctaagagaattagtctcctctcttcctaAACGTTTACTGAGTGTcactaaaaggaaaggtgatgtaacgaagtggtaaacatgccctttcccaacttgtACTGCACGTGttacagccatgaaattctaagttaattattatttgaaaaatagaataaagtttatgagtttgagcattaaatatgttgtctttgtagtgtattcacttgaatataggttgaaaaggatcttcaaatcattgtattttgtttttatttacattttacacaatttcccaacttcaaccgaatccggtttgtgtgtgtgtgtgtgcgtacacaCAGTTCCTGTTAGCTTCATGTTTGAGTCATCTCAAATCTTTGCCAGTTCGTTTGCGTCTTTTTTTCCTGAACACAATGAAACGTTTGATAGTTCTGTGGTCACGCCCCAATATCCCTCAGAAAGACATTTTACAATTTTTGACTTTTCAAAGTCACCTAAGTCTCTTTGTTGTTCCATTTCGCCTGAGGAAAACAAGCTACCAAATAATTATACACACTGTGATATGGGGTGTTGATCTGTTGCCCTACCATTCCTCATAACACAAATACACATCACTTGTATGCTTGTATTGAGTAAGCATTCAACCTTATACGGCATGGGGTTGGAAAATATTCATAAAAATGATTATATGGTCAAAATACGCACTTGCctaataattatatatacagttaaacctcggttttcaaccacaatccgttccagaaggcggttcgagaagtgaatccgtcgaattccgaatctatttttcccattacaaataatggacaaagttttaatccgttccaagattaaaaaaaaaaacgccttttttaaccatttttgtaaatgtgcatttttgtcctatcgcgcaactgcagcgcaccaccgaacgcgcaaccgtagcgcatcgccgaccgcgcaactgcactacGCTGGTCGCATTGTTGTGACAGAGCCTtctctgaaatttagaaaatatttttaaagtcctgatttactttccaaaatttaagtggacctcagtgcgcagggagcttaatttagtccgatcgcgcaaacgcagcgtgccgggcgctcactgtcgcattgctttaagagcgtctttgtgttttaggatggctgcagttgcgcgatcggacaaaattaagcttcctgcgcactgagcgtggtgcagttgcgcggtcggcgatgcgctgcagttgcgcgattggacaaaaatgcgcaaatgaaaaaatgcttaaaaaaagcgtgtttttttttttggggcttgGAACTGATTAAGTTtccttccattatttgtaatgggaaaatatgattcggaattcgaacgattcacctctcgaacagccttctggaacggattatgtttgaaaaccgaggcttcactgtatatactatatatatacgtatatagtatatatacagGACTGATGTAGACTATATAGAACCAGCGCGGTTGGCATGGGAGCACAGAGCACTAATTTTGGCCTGCCTGTTTGTTTTAGAACCGTATTAGAAGATACGCTAAGTGAACCCTTACTGGCTGACATCCGTTAtacatacaggactgtctcagaaaattagaatattgtgataaagttctttattttctgtaatgcaattaaaaaaaacaaaaatgtcatacattatggatccattacaaatcaactgaaatattgcaagccttttattattttaatattgatgATTATGTTATACAGCTTaagaactcaaatatcctatctcaaaatattagaatatcctgaaaaagtatactagtagggtattcgacTAATAACTTGAAACGTCtcattaactcgaaacacctgcaagggtttcctgagccttgaaaaacactcagcttgcttCAGtaaaccagtgtttcccaaccagtgtgccgcggcacaccggtgtcacgtgagagatgttccgtgggaaattgtccaacattaaataccgagcgaattgtaaacaggattaccaaaccacaggtcagtttccgcaaggctaatcgtgcatgcgtggcaaatcggagaattttgagatttcatgttgtggcatcggcacttactcaatttatgtgtgtgttgctgttagtgttggctcgtgagtgaacgattcgttcaaaaaaggttgggaaacactgcagtaaactaaatcataagtatggggaagactgctgatctgactgctgtccagaggaccatcattgacacccgccATCAGgaaggtaagacacaaaaataaatttctcaagctgttcacagagtgcagtttcaaagcacatccacaaaaactcAAGTTGCATGAAATCCAgtttgaagttcccacagtcagcgatggtttggggagccatgtcagctgctggtgttggtccactgtgtttcatcaagttcagagtaaatgcagattttagagcactacatgcttccgtctgctgaaaagctctatggagatgatgatttcattgtccagcatgatctggcatctgcccacagtgccaaaaccaccagtaaatggtgtactgaccaaggCATTActatcctcgattggcctgccaattcccctgacctgaaccccatagctaatttgtggggtattgtgaagaagaagctgaaagacaccagacccaagaatgcaaatgagctaaaggccgctattgaaacatcctgggcatccataacacctcaacaatgccacaggctgattgcctccatgccacgccgcattgatgcagtaatccctGCAAaaagattcccaaccaagtactgagtgcattaatggacattttcaaatgtttgattttgttttgctgtgataaatctttttttttttacttggtctgaggaaatattccaatattttgagataggatatttgagttttcttaaactgtatgccataatcagcaatattaaaataataaaaggcttgcaatatttcagttgatttgtaatccagaatgtatgacatttttgtttttttaattgcattacagaaaataaagaactttatcacaatattgtaatttttctgagacagtcctatagataccgtatttgccggtgtattggtcgacctttttcgatccaaaatcgaccgaaaaaaatcgacctcgacttatacaccgagtcataaaatttaacttcgtattcatcgcttcaaatgtgatggtaaccaaggccgtttctcatgcatctcattgtgcgttgcacttagaaaatttgaaccgggcggcgtgcgcgagtgcgcggcccgctggaagtcgaatgaggcgccgcgatctcctccacggtgcttataaacagccgatccgctcggcgggggctattttcggccacttggcgcgtgcgcacggcctcccggatgtgccgggcgggtgcgcgagctcgccggccgctggaagtcgaatgaggcgccgcgatctcctccgcggtgcttataaacagccgatccgctcggcggggactATTTTTGGCcatttggcgcgtgcgcacggcctcccggatgtgccgggcgggtgggcgagctcgccggccgctggaagtcgaatgaggcgccgcgatctcctccgcggtgcttataaagtgccgatccgctcggcttggagctatttccggcctcccgttggtgccgggcggcgtgcgcgagctcgccggccgcgatctcctccgcggtgcttataaacagccgcatgcgcacggcctcccggaatttgaacacatttcgtcaataaatttcgcatattgaattttgaagtttaatataatgcaacaattgacctcgacttatacaaaggatatatcataaaatcgtaaatttccgtcgaattttagggggtcgacttatacaccgagtcgacctgtacaccggcaaatacgatagatagatagatagatagatagatagatagatagatagatagatagatagatagatagatagatagatagatagatagatagatagatagatagatagatagatatctcagctcagtggcctagaggTATgtggggtcataccaaagactataaaaatgggacccattgcctccctgcttggcactcagcattaagggttggaatgattcccgagcgcggcaccgctgctgctcactgctcccctctcccccaggggatgaatcaaaatcacacagggatgggttaaatgcagaggacaaattttgccacacccagatgtgtgtgtgacgatcattaggACTTTCActttatagatatatagatagatattatACATGTACACACATATGTATATACTGTATGTAGACAAACATACATACCAtacctaccgtaatttccggactataagtcgcgtttttttttcatagtttgggtgggggggcgacttatactcaggagcgacttatatatgtttttttttcacaaatttttacttgatcattaagacatcacttacaagtatagttgaccacttcccatgttatttttagtatagttgatcacttcacatgcttttatttctttatcttgaacatattcaaaacataaaaaatagagaaaacactttaaagcaccatatccaagtccactgtctgctgtatgtacacttgctccatttttgctcctcttatatttattattatcatttattattatttgtttatttatcatttattcaacactcttatttattcattgtttgtgccttcttggttttttttgtgttgcttgtatgcatatgtgtactatctcaccgagggatagtggaacgtaacttcaatctctttgtgtgtcttagtatatgaaaaaaaaatcgacgaCAAAGcaaactttgataaaacaaccaaataaacaaaacaaaaaactacatctgaaaaaaattatattttcagacgaaactggatgagggcgctctaaatttcaccgttggccgtgactcatcaactgggtgggcttaagaaaaatggcaccaaaaagaaactcatattttgcaggttacaaacttcaagttgtaaaatatgcagctgaaaaccgtaatcgagcagcagaaagaaagtttggagaaccgtgatgaaccaagggattactatttcaagtgacgtcagtggcacggcacggcgcggcggttgctTACATAAAGggaaaacgtacccacgtaaggactaccggcatcattagcggtgatcatttctaagtgacacggaggacaaatagtttgaaggaattaaggatttggagtgacatagacggtttgaaaaactattatggcttttacgcacgcccggtcctactctactgagtcgggggccggcgctcggccgagtggctgtccgcgaacggtgcatggggctcggacatggccattatgcacgcccggtcctatgccatggagctctcgtgtctggaagtccacgccgccacacgcttggaagtttgttttgtttaataaagagtcgtttaccaaacccacgtctatccttgtactttgttaacgctacaatatagttatatactagatctgtggaataaagacgaggctgacgtcagggcgcacgcgcggcgatgttgacaaaggacgaggaatttgatcgatggatttaatggatttaaagtgcacggatggtttgataatattattggcttatattatatttatttgaaatatcgtttatctatcgttatatgagcctgtggaatattttgaagtgcaagcgccctcagccgcgcgcacccattgttgacaaagaacaatcgatggatttaatgaattggagtgacaccgatggttttataaacatgttattcatgtaatagttgtccttaatcactccatatgttacgtcaggcccgttctcagctctttgtttgtgtttgtcacgctagcatacctatcgtttagcctgttgtttcctatttaatgaattggagtgacaccgatggttttataaacatgttattcatgtaatagttgtccttaagcactctatatgttacgtcaggcccgttctcagctctttgtttgtgtttgtcacgttagcatacctatcgtttagcctgttgttgctatcgtttagcctgttattgctcgttcatgactgtttttggtgtgggattttgtggaataaattgcccccaaaatgcgatttatactccggagcgacttatatatgggttttttttccgtttttgggggattttatggctggtgcgacttatactccggagcgacttatagtccggaaaatacggtatatactaAGAAAATACCTTTCCTTCACAAAATTTAAGATTTCGCTGTTGTTTTGTATGTAACAAGAGCACAAGCCCCCATAACTTCAAATTCAAAACAATTACATACACAGCTTTGTTAAAATTATCTCACTTGCATCAGCTATGTCGCTCACCTGAATGAGCCATATTCTGGTGGAGGCTGATATAGTACGTGTGGCGGTGTCCTTGAAAGCGCCTGCCCACTTTGCTCCTGATGAATAGGACCTCCAGTCTTTTGCTGCTTATCAGGTGATCTCATTCTTTTGAAGGGGTAGTCTGGAGGTGGGCCACGATGCTGGGGCTTGTGCTCCTCTGGCTGTCTTGGAGGGGACAGCTGGGGAGAGAGTGAAGAGCTAATGACTGGAGCATGTGCTTTGACACCACAAGTGGCAAGGGAGAGCTGCATTAGCCGTTCGCTTAGAGATCGAACGTGCCCTTGTTTAAGATCCTTCAGTCCATCATCTTGGAGAACCTTAACTACCGCATTAACACGCTGCACGGTGGAACGACCTTCGGTGCGGCACTGAGAATCTGTTTTCCCAGTGACATAGAAAGTAGAACCCACTGAGGTAGAAAGTGTGTTCTGTTGGGGCTGGTTGCTCTGTTGTTGATGCAGAGGAGGTGGACCATGGCCACGAAAGTATTGCGACTGAACTTTGGCTTCCTCATAAGTAGGGAGATCATCTGGGTTTTGGCACTGACCTTGGCTAGTTGAACCACCTCTGGCATTGCTTCCTTCTCCCCCATTGCTCCCATTACCAGCCACTATTTTGGAACTTAATTTCTCCAAGCCGTCTGTCTGTAGCTCCTGGCCCTGGGGCTCCTGTCGGGCAATGTTGGGTGTCCTGTCCTCTTCTGAAGGGCCACCCTGCCCATTCCCTCCACCGCCAGCTCCAACTCCTACCTGTTGTTTCTGCATCACAAAACTCAGATTAATCTGCTCCTGCAAAAGGCGTTGCAGGACGGTACTACTGCGACCTCCAgcactgttgctgctgctggatgaGTTTTCAGTTGTGGTTCTCATCTACGTCGTGGAATGACTGCAATTCGAAGGCCAAGCCCCGTCGAGAGTCTTCGCCACTTTACTTCCTAAAAAGATAAGTTAGATAACTAAGATAGATAAGGTTGAGAAAATGTAGGAGAATATAGTGTGAAGCATGGATGCAACTTTAATTTGAAGAAGGGAAAGGTGAAGGGTCCCTGATAGCTGTAAGCTCACCTGTAATTTACGATTTTAACATACATTTTAGAAGTGTTCCTTTGAAAATATAAACAATTGTCGAgattaaagaaataaaattttGGGAGGAGTTCGGCGAGACCATGGAAAATGATTTCCAGACCACTTTAGACCCCCTCGTGGCTGAAGTGTTTGCTTGCCCCGCTCTAGAGTGCcggctttttcttcttttatgtGTGTTACTTGTTTTTTCTGCGGTGCACAACACTCATGCACTGCTAACATACAGCAAGCAGGATTTGCTCGATATAGTCAATCGACAAAATAACCTGGAATTCACGGGATTTATTTCACCGAAGCTGCAACTCATTGTTCACGCCAACAAAGACCACCACGAGCCCCAGGATGGCCCGGACACACCGACCTCGAGTGAGGCGGCCGACCCAGGAGAGCGCTCCGGAGACGGCGTCGAAAGCGAGGCAAGAGGGGAGGGCTCCATGCTGGACTAAAAGCTTGCGCTAGCCGACCACCGCTACCCAGCCTCCTGCTCGCCAACGTACGGTCTCTCGACAACAAACTGGACGACCTAAGAGCACGAATCACATCACAGCGGGAAATAAGAGAATGTTGCGCTCTGATTTTCACAGAAACGTGGCTTTCTGACAAAATTCTAGCGTTCGCTATCCAACTACAGATGTACTCCGTGCACAGAGGGGACCAGACAGCAGCCTCCGGCAAGACGAAagaagggggggtggggtgcaTGTTTGTAAACAACTCGTGGTGTGGAGATATACGGACTGTTTATGGACACTGCTCACCAGACGTGGAGTTTTTAATGCTGCAATGCCGTTGCTATTATCTACCGAGGGAATTCACCGCTGTGTTTTTAGCCGCTGTCTACATCTCCCCAAGAGCCAACTCCACAGCAGCGCTCAGCAAACTGTATGATGTCATCAGCGCGCTAAACACTGCTCATCCTGATGCCGTTTTTATCgctgctggagacttcaatcagtgCAACCTATGGACTGTCTCCTCCCTCTCCTATGGCATCCGTCTGTCTCGAGAGACAATGGTAGCGCCATGGAGCATGGAGTAAAGTACAGCGTCTTGAGTGGCTCAGCAGTCCGATTCTAGCATGACAGTCTCTCCCACAAGCCGGACATACGAATTGAGTTGGTTGCTCTTGGGCCTGAGCTTCCTGTCTCTGTTTCCTGTGTTCATGCTTGCTTTCCAAATGCTGGATTCTTTTTTCCTCGCCTTTCCTTACTCCATCATGAATGACTTGGCGCCAGGACTTACGATCCATCGCTTGAAGTTCCCAATTTTTCGTGTTGATACCTGTAAGGACCATGTCTCTTTTACACGCATCCTTAAAGCGCAGCATTGGACGACCCCTCGGGCGATGTCCTGAAGCGAGCTCAGCGTAGAGTAAATCTTTTGGGATCCTTCCATCATTCATGCGGCGCACATATCCAAGCCATCTCATTTGACATTGACAAAGCAGGAGATGCATACTGAGGGAACCAGCCTTTTCTAGCACCGAAGTGTTCGTTACGCGCTCTTGCCAAGTGATGTCCAGAATCCGACGTAGACACCGGATGTGAAACTTTTCCAGTCGGTCCTCCTGGCGAGCATAGATGGTCCATGACTCACTACCGTACAGCAATGTTCCGAGGACGCAAGCCTGGTACACTTTGAACTTGGTGCTCACTGTGAGTTTTTGGTTTCCCCATACTCGCTTGTGAAGCTTAGCCATAATGGCTGAGGCTTTGCCTATGCGCTTTGAGATTTCTGCATTCAGTGACAAATTGCTGGTGACTGTTGAGCCCAGGTAGACATATTCATCCACAACTTCAAGCTGATTGTTTTCGACACTGATTGACGGTGGTACCTGTATGTTCTGACCCATGACTTTGGTCTTTGGACAATCCAAATGCTTTACAAGCATTAGTAAAGCTGTTCATCAATTGTTGAAGATCACTCTCTGTGTGTGCGACTAAGGCTGCATCGTCTGCAAACAACAGTTCCCGTACTAATTTGGTGCGGACCTTGGATTTACGCTTTAGGCGAGATAGGTTGAACAACTTTCCGTCGCTCCTAGTATGAAGATAGACGCCTTTTTCAGAATGACTGAATGCCAACTTGAGCATTTGTGAAAAGAATATTCCAAATAATGTTGGAGCCAGAGTACAAACCtgtttcatcccattctttgtgGTGAATGGTTCCGATGATGTACCGTCGAAGTTCATGGTGCACTGCGTATTTTCATGGAAGGAGGATGTGATGCTGAGCAACTGTGGAGGACAGCCAATCATCTTCAGCATTTGGAATAAACCACTTCGGCTCACTGAATCAAAAGCTTTGGTAAGATCAATGAATGCAATATGAAGTGGAGTTCGTTGTTCTCGACATTTTTCCTGTAGCTGGCGCAATGAGAAGATCATGTCGACTCTAGATCTTTCTTTTCTGAATCCACACTGCGACTCCGGATACACACGGTCAGCTAGGACCTGTAGGCGGGCAAGGATAACACGGGCAAAGACCTTGCCAACTACGTTCAGTAGAGAGATACCACGGTAACTATCACAACTACTACGATCTCCCTTGTTCTTGTACAGTGTAACAATCTTTGCGTCCTTCATATCCTGTGGTACTTTGCCATCTCTCCAACACCAACACAGGAGTTTGTGGAGTGGTTGCAGAAGCGCTGGTTTTCCGCACTTGATTAGCTCGGGAGGTATTCCATCCGCACCAGGAGACTTCCGACATGCTAGAGCATCAATGGCCTTGCTGAGCTCATCTAAGGTTGGTTCATAGTCTAACTCGTCCATCACAGGAAGGTCTTCTAACGTACTGATTGCGTCTTGCGAAACTGACGATGGATTGGCATACAAGTCGAGGTAGTATTCTACCCATCTCGCTAGCTGTTTGCTTTTGTCAATGATGACTTCACCAGTCTTGGATTTTATGGGCGCATATTTCTTCACTAATTTTCCAGTAGCTTGTTTGATGCCTTCGTACATTGCCCTGACGTTGCCATTAGTTGAAGCATGTTGAATGGTTTCTGACAGCTGGATCCAGTAGTCGTTCACGCAGCGGCGGGCTGTTCTCTGGACGTTAGCCCGTGCAGACTTCAGTTCCTACAAGTTTTTTGTAGATGAGTGCTGCTTGTACTTGTTGAATGCTTTGCTATGGACTGTACTCCCCAAATATCACCAGCACATCAACATCCCCACCCGTGAGAAGAACACCCTGGGTCATGTGTACAGCAACATACGCGGTGCATACAGGGCAGCACCAAGACCCCACGTTGGACAATCTGACCACATCTCACTGTTTCTGTACCCAGCATACCGAcagaaactaaaacaaacaaaccccgCCACCAAACAAATCAAACTATGGACACCAGAGGCTGAGTGCATCCTGCAGGACTGCTTTGCTCAAACAGACTGGGATGTGTTTAAAGCTGCTGCCACAATGGAGGACTCCTCAGTCAGCATCCAGGACTATGCTAACTACGTGACCAGGTACATCAACACGTGTTGATAACACCGTGCCCACTCTTCAGGTGAGGAAGTTCCCGACCAGAAGCCCTGGATAAACAGCCAGGTACGTCACATGTTGTGTGCTCGTTCTCTCGCATTCAGATCAGGCAATGAGGCAGAATACAAAACTGCGAAGAACGGACTGAGAAAGGCCATCACAGCTGCCAAGAAGCAGTACAGAGATAAGATGGACGGCTTCTATTCCACCGCTGACCCCGGGCGGATGTGGCAGGGCCTCCAGCACATCACAGACTACAGGACCTCCACCATCATCATCGGCCACACAGACAGCCTTCCCTGATGACCTCAACAACTTCTAAACCCGCTTTGAGACCTCCAACCCCAACACAgagaggcacacacacacccggacCACCCGACCCCAGACCTCCCCCCCACCAACAGTTTCATCAGGCCAGGTATGCAGAACCTTGAGGAAGATCAACCCCCGCAAAGCAGCAGGACCAGACAACATGCCTGGGCGGGCCCTCAGAGCATGCACCAACGAGCTGGCAGATGTTCTCACCTCTATCTTCAACCTTTCACTCAGCCAGAGCATCGTCCCCACCTGTTTCAAATCCACAACCATCGTCCTCCTCCCCAAAAAGAGCCCGCCCACCTGCCTGAATGACTACAGGCCAGTAGCACTCACCCCCTGCCTGAATGACTACAGGCCAGTAGCACTCACCcctatcatcatgaagtgctttgaaagAACAGTACTGGCCCACATCCAGAGCAGCATACCGGACTCCCTGGACGCCTTGCAGTATGCCTATCGGCCCGAAAGGTCCACCTCAGACGCCATCGCTGCTGCTCTTCATTACTGCCACTACCACCTTGAAAATAAGAACGCGTATGTCAGGATGCTCTTTATTGACTACAGTTCTGCTTTCAACATGGTCATCCCCCACAAACTCATCCATAAACTGTCCACACTCGGTCTTCACCCCAACCTCTGTGACTGGCTCTTGGATTTTTTGACTGGCAGGCCTCGGTCTGTCAGGATTGGGAACAGGACTTCAGCCAGTATCATCACCAACATTGGTACCCCACAGGGATGCGTGCTCAGCCCCATCCTCTACACCCTGTTCACCCATGACTGCGTTGCCTCCCACAAAGACAACATCAtcctgaagttcgcagacgacaccgcAGTGATTGGATGCATCACTGGCGGAGACGAGGTGGGCTACAGGAGGAAGGTGGACAGCCTAGTGTCATGGTGTGAAGAAAACAACCTCACCCTCAACACGGACAACATGAAGGAGATGATAGTGGACATGAGGAAGAAAAGAGGACCTCACCAGCCACTTTTCATCCGACAGCTTGAAGttgagagggtgagcagcttcAAATACCTGGGTGTCCATCTCAGTGACGACCTCACCTGGACACTCAACATCACACAGCTGGTGAAAAAGGCTCAACAGCGGCTGTATTTCCTGAGGAGGCTGAGGAAGTCTGGAATGTCCCCCATAATCCTCAGCAACTTCTACAGCTGCTGCATCCAGAGCATCATGACCAGCTGCATCTCCGTGTGGTACGGCAGCTGTACTGCTGCAGACCGCAAGCGACTCCACCACTGTAGGGTCCACAGGAGAGCGGCGTCCATCCCTAAagaccccacccacccccaacATGGACTGTTCACACTTCTCCCCTCAGGCCGAAGGTACAgaagtgtaaaatgtaaatcctCCCGTTTCAAGAACTCTTTCTTCCCCACGGCCATTAGACTCTTAAACAGGTGACCATATCACTACCTTAGTCACTGATCTGCACTTTAGTGTACACTGTTTACACTCACTTTGTTTTGCACTGCATTCTCCCCTGTTTAGCAGTACATTCACTATAACTCTCACAACTGTTGCGCAATGTCATTTTTGCACTAGCCTATATTGCACATCCCTCAACTTCGTAGTTGTATATATTGtgtatattttgtgtttttgttgaggcggccgaccgcagctgtggccgtaaggtcgttggtgcctgtcgtggcggcaatccccgaacctgctggtggacaccgctggtaagggatgccgtcaagctgaagaaggagtcctatcgggccgttttggcctgtgggactccggaggcagctgacaggtaccggatggccaagcggaacgcggctttggcggttgctgaggcaaaaacccgggcgtgggaggagtttggcgaggccatggagaaaaaCTTGTGGACGGCttcaaggaaattctggtccaccatccggcgtctcaggagggggaagcagtgcaacgtcaacactgtttacagtggagatggcgtgctgctgacctcatctcgggacgtcgtgagtcggtggggagaatactttgaagacctcctcaattctacttacacgccttccattgtcgaagcagggcctggagactctgaggcggactctccaacctctggggtcaaagtcactgaggtagttaaaaaaactcctcggtggcaaggccccgggggtggatgagatccgcctggAGTTCttgaaggctctggatgttgtggggctgtcatggctgacacgcttctacaacattgcgtggacatcggggacagtgcctctggattggcagactggggtggtggttcccctctttaagaagggggaccggagggtatgttcaaattacaggggaatca
The nucleotide sequence above comes from Syngnathus scovelli strain Florida chromosome 15, RoL_Ssco_1.2, whole genome shotgun sequence. Encoded proteins:
- the amot gene encoding angiomotin isoform X6, with the translated sequence MRTTTENSSSSSNSAGGRSSTVLQRLLQEQINLSFVMQKQQVGVGAGGGGNGQGGPSEEDRTPNIARQEPQGQELQTDGLEKLSSKIVAGNGSNGGEGSNARGGSTSQGQCQNPDDLPTYEEAKVQSQYFRGHGPPPLHQQQSNQPQQNTLSTSVGSTFYVTGKTDSQCRTEGRSTVQRVNAVVKVLQDDGLKDLKQGHVRSLSERLMQLSLATCGVKAHAPVISSSLSPQLSPPRQPEEHKPQHRGPPPDYPFKRMRSPDKQQKTGGPIHQEQSGQALSRTPPHVLYQPPPEYGSFRSNKEVSVTFQKSLHNHSPTSSNTSIGSLSRAQSSTLCSLPSDFHAPYSPHPSVSHQQPHSHGETFRSMGIHNLQGLVSHQVGKTFTPILINPTPQRCHGFPNGSLPLIQNKQDQTHQYQQQHSQTMPSPQPQPFVQVRHFPHVHSYSHLQEQSFQIMTHAQQTVDMLNEENRLLRQKIDACHDKVTKLHKLETEIQLISEAYETLVNSSAKREALEKTMRNKLELEVRRLHDFNRDLRENHHEPGGGSKSLETTNHREGQAN